One genomic region from Pseudomonas sp. R5-89-07 encodes:
- a CDS encoding outer membrane usher protein has product MLNTSKIKNTLRPGLFGGLMSLAGTAMGAGDIEFNTDVLDLSDRTNIDLSQFARSGFILPGTYSMAVQLNAQPIAEQSVAFYPPDNDPKGSQACLSQALVEQLGLRVSEAGKLTWWRGGECLDITSMPGMEVSGDLATATLSINLPQAYLEYNALNWDPPSRWDEGVPGLLLDYSLTAQSNYQKDDGQRKNLSGNGTVGANAGAWRLRADWQGRVENGRQEAAGPQKLEWSRYYAYRAIPALQARLVVGESYLYSDLFDSFRFTGAALNSDQSQLPPNLRGYAPEVVGVAKTNAKVIISQQGRVLYETLVAAGPFRIQDLNDAVTGRLDVRVEEQDGSVHTFQLNTAGVPYLTRPGQVRYKLASGRPSNLQNGSDGDFFGTGEFSWGVSNGWSLFGGGITDNNYRALSVGAGRDLLAFGAVSLDVTQSHASVWNETLSGKSYRLQYSKNFEQYDSQVTFAGYRFSEKNFLSMSEYLDARHYGLNGELGGRGDYRDPEEGWKPIGGSKALYTVTVNKQFRDLGATVYASYNKQTYWDRPDTHRWNLSLSRYFNVGTVKNMSLSLNMYRTQEYNHKDNGMALTVSLPLGRTGTLSLDANRAGGKNNLATRYSDRLDERNSYQLSASDTSASGYLSHMGDNADIDVSASRQQGGSSSLSVSARGGATLTAYGAALHRTTSTGGTRLMVDTAGVPDVPVRGYGAPTRSNAFGKAVISDISSYQRTAASVDLERLPSNVEATQSVTQLTLTEGAIGYRALDVIAGEKAMAVLRLADGTAPPFGATVKNLKQQDTGIVNDGGHVYLSGIQAGEQMSVSWGGDERCMLTLPATLPADGLTDALQLRCQMVAADPSLPEPAGLTGKPNDTENTAS; this is encoded by the coding sequence ATGTTGAATACGTCGAAGATCAAAAATACGCTCCGCCCCGGACTGTTTGGCGGGTTGATGTCATTGGCGGGCACTGCCATGGGCGCCGGTGATATCGAGTTCAATACCGACGTTCTCGATCTGAGTGATCGCACTAATATTGACTTGTCTCAATTTGCGCGCAGCGGATTCATTCTGCCAGGCACTTACTCGATGGCGGTGCAGTTGAACGCCCAGCCTATCGCTGAACAATCGGTGGCGTTCTATCCCCCCGATAATGATCCCAAGGGCAGCCAGGCCTGTTTGTCGCAGGCGCTTGTCGAGCAGTTGGGCCTGAGAGTGTCCGAAGCCGGCAAACTCACCTGGTGGAGGGGCGGGGAGTGCCTGGATATCACCAGCATGCCGGGCATGGAGGTCAGTGGCGACCTGGCCACCGCGACCCTGAGCATCAACCTGCCCCAGGCTTACCTTGAGTACAACGCCCTCAACTGGGACCCGCCGTCGCGATGGGACGAGGGGGTGCCGGGGCTCTTGCTCGATTACAGCCTGACGGCGCAGTCCAACTACCAGAAGGACGACGGCCAGCGCAAAAACCTCAGTGGCAACGGCACCGTCGGGGCCAATGCCGGCGCCTGGCGTCTGCGGGCCGATTGGCAGGGGCGCGTGGAGAATGGCCGGCAAGAGGCGGCCGGGCCGCAAAAGCTGGAGTGGAGCCGTTACTACGCGTATCGCGCCATTCCAGCGTTGCAGGCACGCCTGGTGGTGGGTGAGAGCTACCTGTATTCGGACCTGTTCGACAGCTTCCGTTTCACCGGTGCCGCGCTCAATTCGGACCAAAGCCAGTTGCCACCGAATTTGCGTGGTTACGCGCCGGAAGTGGTCGGCGTGGCCAAGACCAATGCGAAAGTCATCATCAGCCAGCAGGGGCGTGTGCTTTACGAGACCCTGGTCGCGGCCGGCCCTTTTCGCATTCAGGACCTCAATGATGCGGTGACCGGCAGGCTGGATGTGCGGGTGGAAGAACAGGACGGTTCGGTCCATACCTTCCAGCTCAACACGGCCGGGGTGCCTTACCTGACGCGCCCAGGCCAAGTGCGTTACAAGCTGGCGAGCGGGCGACCGTCCAATCTGCAGAACGGCTCCGATGGCGACTTCTTCGGTACCGGCGAGTTTTCCTGGGGCGTGAGCAATGGCTGGTCGTTGTTCGGTGGCGGCATCACCGATAACAACTATCGGGCCTTATCCGTGGGCGCCGGCCGGGATTTGCTGGCGTTCGGCGCTGTCTCGCTGGATGTGACGCAGTCCCATGCCTCCGTGTGGAACGAGACGCTCTCGGGAAAATCCTACCGCCTTCAATATTCCAAGAACTTCGAACAGTACGACAGCCAGGTGACGTTCGCCGGCTACCGCTTTTCCGAGAAGAACTTCCTGAGCATGAGCGAGTACCTGGATGCCCGGCATTACGGGTTGAATGGCGAACTCGGCGGGCGTGGCGATTATCGGGACCCCGAAGAGGGCTGGAAGCCTATCGGCGGCAGCAAGGCGCTGTATACGGTGACGGTCAACAAGCAGTTTCGTGACCTGGGCGCCACCGTCTACGCCAGCTACAACAAGCAAACCTACTGGGACCGGCCCGACACCCATCGCTGGAACCTGTCGCTGTCGCGCTACTTCAATGTGGGCACGGTCAAGAACATGAGCCTGTCCCTGAACATGTACCGCACCCAGGAATATAACCACAAGGATAACGGCATGGCGCTGACCGTCAGCCTGCCGTTGGGGCGTACCGGCACGCTGTCACTGGATGCCAACCGAGCCGGCGGCAAAAACAACCTTGCAACGCGCTACAGCGATCGCCTCGATGAGCGTAATAGCTACCAGCTCAGTGCCAGCGACACCTCCGCCAGCGGTTACCTGAGCCATATGGGCGACAACGCCGACATCGATGTGAGCGCCAGCCGGCAGCAGGGCGGTTCCAGCAGCCTCAGTGTGTCTGCACGCGGCGGCGCCACGCTCACGGCCTACGGTGCCGCGCTTCATCGAACCACCAGCACAGGCGGCACCCGCCTGATGGTCGATACCGCCGGCGTGCCCGATGTGCCTGTACGCGGTTACGGCGCGCCGACCCGCAGTAATGCCTTCGGCAAGGCGGTGATCTCGGACATCAGCAGTTACCAGCGTACCGCCGCCAGTGTTGATCTGGAGCGCCTGCCAAGCAATGTCGAAGCGACTCAATCCGTCACGCAATTGACCCTGACCGAAGGGGCGATCGGTTATCGCGCGCTGGACGTGATCGCCGGTGAAAAAGCCATGGCGGTGCTGCGCCTGGCGGATGGCACTGCGCCGCCCTTCGGCGCGACGGTGAAGAACCTCAAGCAGCAGGACACCGGCATTGTGAATGATGGCGGCCATGTCTACCTGAGCGGCATCCAGGCCGGCGAACAGATGAGCGTCAGTTGGGGCGGTGACGAGCGATGCATGCTCACGCTGCCCGCCACACTGCCCGCCGATGGTTTGACCGACGCCCTGCAATTGCGCTGCCAGATGGTAGCCGCCGACCCATCCTTGCCCGAGCCCGCCGGGCTGACCGGCAAGCCTAACGATACGGAGAACACAGCCTCATGA
- a CDS encoding BolA family transcriptional regulator, whose product MTMQQRIETALAALSPQHLSVLDESHMHSRGLQTHFKAVLVSQQFEGLNRVKRHQKVYASLGDLMSEFHALALHTYTPEEWANIDAAPASPTCAGGH is encoded by the coding sequence ATGACCATGCAACAGCGTATCGAAACGGCACTCGCCGCCCTGAGCCCGCAACACTTGAGCGTGCTGGATGAGAGCCACATGCACAGCCGTGGGTTGCAGACCCACTTCAAGGCCGTGCTGGTCAGCCAGCAGTTCGAGGGGCTCAACCGCGTCAAGCGCCACCAGAAGGTCTACGCCAGCCTGGGTGACCTGATGAGCGAGTTTCATGCGCTGGCGCTGCATACCTACACGCCTGAAGAATGGGCGAACATCGACGCAGCGCCGGCCTCGCCGACCTGCGCCGGCGGGCATTGA
- a CDS encoding fimbrial protein produces the protein MKTVLLSVGLLAGSVSMAHAADGTVTFLGSVHSGACSIKPDSVDQTVRLGAIAKHQLQSGGKSEARRVLIELEGCDLTGLTDNTVTTTFTGAPSTVVPGAIGTVGGAGGVGIMMTHGGDLVKLGVPTAPQIISVGDNTLEFGAYVQGATTGTIVPGDFSAVTNFTLAYQ, from the coding sequence ATGAAAACTGTGCTGTTGTCTGTCGGTCTGCTGGCGGGCTCGGTGTCGATGGCGCACGCGGCGGACGGAACGGTTACGTTTTTGGGGTCGGTGCACTCCGGGGCTTGCTCTATCAAGCCTGACTCCGTTGATCAAACCGTTCGCCTGGGGGCGATTGCAAAGCATCAGTTGCAATCGGGGGGCAAGTCGGAGGCCCGGCGCGTGCTGATCGAACTGGAAGGTTGCGACCTGACGGGCCTCACCGACAACACCGTCACCACGACCTTCACCGGCGCGCCCTCCACCGTTGTGCCGGGCGCGATCGGTACGGTCGGCGGTGCTGGCGGCGTGGGCATCATGATGACCCACGGCGGCGACCTGGTTAAGTTGGGTGTGCCTACCGCCCCGCAAATCATTTCCGTTGGGGACAACACTCTGGAATTCGGTGCCTATGTACAAGGCGCCACCACTGGCACGATCGTCCCTGGCGACTTCAGTGCGGTCACCAATTTCACCTTGGCTTATCAGTAA
- a CDS encoding fimbrial protein → MKSQKVKVLGALLWALAVGAYAEDEEDIEGMSGMLNVLGSMHESPCSLEMTSVHQTVDLDAVSTSQLQRPGDQATPKAFQLRFSDCLRTAGRIRNERTGNLTWSAYQPVLSVTFQAPADADDPRLVKVQGITGMGLQLTDALGRDVQLGARGQPLFLPVGRNIQTWNVWPTRTAAPLTSGAFRAVVDVRLNYD, encoded by the coding sequence ATGAAGTCGCAAAAAGTGAAGGTCCTGGGTGCCCTGTTATGGGCCTTGGCAGTGGGTGCCTACGCCGAGGATGAGGAAGATATCGAAGGCATGAGCGGCATGCTCAATGTGCTCGGGTCCATGCATGAGTCGCCTTGCAGCCTGGAGATGACATCGGTGCACCAGACCGTCGATCTGGACGCGGTGTCGACCAGCCAGTTGCAACGCCCCGGTGACCAGGCGACCCCCAAAGCCTTTCAACTGCGGTTCAGCGATTGCCTGCGTACCGCCGGCCGTATACGCAATGAGCGCACCGGAAACCTGACCTGGAGCGCATACCAACCGGTGCTGTCGGTCACGTTCCAGGCGCCGGCCGATGCCGATGATCCGCGGCTGGTCAAAGTGCAGGGCATCACCGGCATGGGCCTGCAGTTGACCGATGCTCTGGGCCGGGACGTGCAATTGGGCGCACGGGGCCAGCCGCTGTTCTTGCCGGTGGGCCGCAATATCCAGACCTGGAATGTCTGGCCCACGCGCACTGCGGCGCCGTTGACCAGCGGGGCATTCAGGGCCGTGGTGGATGTCAGGCTCAATTATGACTAA
- a CDS encoding DUF2059 domain-containing protein, with protein MTRLRAICTAVALVCASGQVFADTASHNASAEAFLTLAHADKLGTPVYMQVQQMFAQRFEQTKAPAAKQSVLDSYQAKANAALDQAIGWPKLKPDMVKLYTTNFSESELKDLVAFYQSPLGKKVLEKMPQLTQQSAQMTQAKLESAVPVVNKLLEDMTNELAPKAAAPAKKK; from the coding sequence ATGACTCGTCTTCGTGCCATCTGTACCGCGGTTGCTCTGGTTTGCGCCAGCGGCCAGGTTTTTGCCGATACCGCCAGCCACAACGCCAGTGCCGAAGCCTTCCTTACCCTGGCCCACGCTGACAAGCTGGGTACCCCGGTGTACATGCAAGTGCAACAAATGTTCGCCCAGCGTTTCGAACAGACCAAGGCGCCTGCCGCCAAGCAGTCGGTTCTGGACAGCTACCAGGCCAAGGCCAATGCCGCCCTGGACCAGGCTATTGGCTGGCCGAAGCTGAAGCCGGACATGGTCAAGCTCTACACCACCAACTTCAGCGAATCGGAGCTCAAGGACCTGGTTGCCTTCTACCAGTCGCCGCTGGGCAAGAAAGTCCTGGAGAAAATGCCGCAACTGACCCAGCAATCGGCCCAGATGACCCAGGCCAAACTGGAAAGCGCCGTGCCGGTAGTGAACAAGCTGCTGGAAGACATGACCAACGAGCTGGCGCCCAAGGCAGCCGCACCGGCCAAGAAGAAGTAA
- a CDS encoding fimbrial protein, with product MTAWQPRALFALWAIGLCSGASANVTFSGTLNEPPPCTIDAGNTIEVDFGDVGVKRVDGVRYRRGVGYAINCGTDTLPWALKLSVNGTPTAFDGAAVQTSVPALGIRVFQNNLPFSLNTPLDITLSSPPTLEVVPVQQPGATLPPAGFTAVATLLAEYQ from the coding sequence ATGACAGCTTGGCAGCCACGAGCGTTGTTCGCCCTGTGGGCCATCGGCCTGTGCAGTGGCGCGTCGGCCAACGTGACGTTCAGCGGGACGTTGAATGAGCCGCCCCCCTGCACCATCGATGCGGGCAACACCATTGAAGTCGACTTTGGCGATGTCGGGGTAAAACGCGTCGACGGCGTGAGGTATCGCAGGGGCGTCGGCTACGCGATCAACTGTGGCACTGACACGCTGCCGTGGGCGCTGAAACTGAGCGTCAACGGCACTCCCACAGCGTTTGACGGTGCAGCGGTGCAGACCAGCGTGCCTGCGCTGGGCATTCGGGTTTTTCAGAATAACCTGCCATTTTCACTCAATACGCCGCTGGATATCACCCTGTCATCACCGCCGACATTAGAGGTGGTGCCGGTGCAACAGCCCGGCGCAACGCTGCCTCCCGCCGGGTTCACAGCGGTGGCCACGTTGTTGGCCGAATACCAGTAG
- a CDS encoding DMT family transporter → MHISSGRWVYGFFLTLLTALLWGILPIKLKQVLQVMDPITVTWFRLIVAGSCLFIYLAATRRLPSRKVLGPKGPWLVAMAVCGLVGNYVLYLVGLKMLSPGTAQLVVQMGPIFLMVASVFVFKERFSLGQGVGLVVLIVGFGLFFNQRLMELLTSMGTYTAGVLTVLLATTIWVFYALGQKQLLTVWNSLQVMMVIYLSCAVLLTPWAHPLEALQLSPLQGWLLLACCMNTLVAYGAFAEALAHWEASRVSATLALTPLVTFVAVALAAWLWPEFVQAEEINALGYFGALVVVTGSAMVALAPSLMAGLRARRLRMAS, encoded by the coding sequence ATGCACATTTCTTCGGGCCGCTGGGTCTACGGTTTTTTCCTGACCCTGCTGACCGCGCTGCTCTGGGGCATTCTGCCGATCAAGCTCAAACAGGTGTTGCAGGTGATGGACCCGATCACCGTCACCTGGTTTCGCCTGATCGTGGCCGGCAGTTGCTTGTTTATCTATCTTGCGGCGACCCGGCGCTTGCCCAGCCGCAAGGTGCTCGGCCCCAAGGGCCCTTGGCTGGTGGCGATGGCCGTGTGCGGGCTGGTGGGCAATTATGTGTTGTACCTGGTGGGGCTTAAAATGCTCAGCCCCGGCACCGCGCAACTGGTGGTGCAGATGGGGCCGATTTTTCTGATGGTTGCCAGTGTGTTTGTGTTCAAGGAGCGTTTCAGCCTGGGGCAGGGTGTAGGCCTGGTGGTGTTGATCGTCGGCTTCGGGTTGTTCTTCAACCAGCGCCTGATGGAACTGCTGACTTCCATGGGCACCTACACCGCAGGCGTACTGACGGTGCTGCTGGCGACCACCATCTGGGTGTTCTACGCCCTGGGCCAGAAGCAGTTGCTGACGGTGTGGAATTCGCTGCAGGTGATGATGGTGATCTACCTGTCATGCGCCGTGTTGCTGACGCCCTGGGCACACCCGTTGGAAGCCTTGCAACTGAGCCCGTTGCAGGGTTGGCTGCTGCTGGCCTGCTGCATGAATACCCTGGTGGCATACGGCGCGTTTGCCGAGGCGCTGGCCCATTGGGAGGCCTCGCGGGTCAGTGCGACCCTGGCCCTGACGCCGTTGGTGACCTTTGTTGCGGTGGCGTTGGCGGCGTGGCTGTGGCCGGAATTTGTGCAGGCCGAGGAGATCAATGCCCTGGGGTATTTTGGCGCGTTGGTGGTGGTGACCGGCTCGGCGATGGTGGCGCTGGCGCCGTCGCTGATGGCCGGGCTCAGGGCTCGGCGATTGCGCATGGCTTCATGA
- a CDS encoding fimbrial protein, whose product MKRLFGALALVLLFCTATTAKAAQCSVNGGPWQQIDTGGTLNLQVPVTVQLNSDRTRIFLQGVRLSCRFTPYFGWPPSYTDYWATAIQAGAPWTPGPKFSNHGTGLLINGRFLNTPVPYGIRVATMPNNTLGVPIDVTPYILTSNNPSNPIKIEIGDILGVLRLNQTNNYDQSRTGLALTYTAANRFEISPSTCTINNNNPIEINFGNVHQRAIGTDPLTSSIISNRRLTYSCPDGGINTPITITYKGTRTAFDSRLLTMTNADVGTALVRDGVPVQVNGSFLTRITNSTGADDVTFSLVRRAGSLPAAGPISGSGVLVMGVP is encoded by the coding sequence ATGAAACGACTATTTGGAGCCCTGGCGCTTGTCCTTCTGTTTTGTACAGCCACCACCGCGAAAGCGGCCCAATGCAGTGTGAACGGAGGCCCTTGGCAGCAGATCGATACGGGTGGAACACTGAATCTACAAGTACCCGTGACGGTTCAGCTCAACTCGGATAGAACCCGTATCTTCCTTCAAGGGGTAAGGCTGAGCTGCCGATTCACGCCTTATTTTGGATGGCCACCTTCTTATACGGACTACTGGGCAACTGCAATTCAAGCGGGCGCTCCCTGGACGCCTGGCCCGAAATTCTCCAATCATGGTACGGGCCTGCTGATAAACGGAAGGTTTCTGAACACCCCCGTGCCCTATGGGATTCGGGTGGCTACGATGCCCAATAACACATTGGGTGTGCCTATTGATGTGACGCCCTATATTTTGACCAGTAATAATCCGAGCAACCCGATCAAAATCGAGATAGGCGACATCCTCGGCGTCCTACGTCTCAACCAGACCAATAACTACGATCAAAGCCGAACTGGATTGGCGCTCACATACACCGCCGCCAACCGGTTCGAAATTTCCCCATCAACCTGCACGATCAACAACAACAACCCCATCGAGATCAATTTCGGCAACGTGCACCAGCGAGCGATAGGCACCGATCCGCTGACATCTTCCATCATCAGTAACCGCAGGCTTACCTATTCATGCCCGGATGGCGGGATCAATACACCCATCACCATTACCTACAAAGGCACCCGCACCGCATTTGATTCACGCTTGCTGACGATGACCAATGCTGACGTGGGCACGGCCCTTGTTCGCGACGGAGTTCCCGTGCAGGTCAACGGTTCGTTCCTTACCCGCATCACCAACAGTACGGGCGCAGACGACGTGACGTTTTCGCTGGTACGTCGGGCGGGTTCGTTGCCGGCTGCCGGCCCCATCAGCGGCAGCGGGGTGCTGGTGATGGGCGTGCCCTGA
- a CDS encoding fimbria/pilus periplasmic chaperone: MKPTTGSTFPAFALLALALSQSANAAVGLDRTRVIFDGGKDATSVNITNNNTQLPYLAQGWIEDEAGQKITTPLIVLPPVQRLEPGKQSQVKVQALPAAKALPQDRETVYYFNLREIPPRSDKSNTLQIALQTRIKLFYRPQAIAPSQQDLSNPWQEKLTLTREGDQYRVNNPTPYYVTLVDARSSKDGKTVPGFTPLMVPPKGALTLGATAKALGTSPYLAYVNDYGGRPVLAFSCTGDTCTVNPQAAPANE; encoded by the coding sequence ATGAAACCGACCACAGGTTCCACTTTCCCGGCCTTTGCGCTGTTGGCCCTGGCCTTGAGCCAGAGTGCCAACGCAGCGGTGGGCCTGGACCGTACCCGCGTGATTTTCGACGGTGGCAAAGACGCCACCAGCGTGAACATCACCAACAACAATACCCAGCTGCCGTATCTGGCCCAGGGCTGGATCGAGGATGAAGCCGGTCAGAAGATCACCACGCCGTTGATCGTGCTGCCCCCGGTTCAGCGATTGGAGCCGGGTAAGCAAAGCCAGGTGAAAGTCCAGGCGTTGCCGGCGGCCAAGGCGCTGCCGCAGGATCGGGAGACGGTCTACTACTTCAACCTGAGGGAGATCCCGCCGCGCAGCGATAAGTCCAACACCCTGCAGATTGCCCTGCAGACGCGCATCAAGCTGTTCTACCGACCGCAAGCCATTGCGCCGAGCCAGCAGGACCTGTCCAACCCCTGGCAGGAGAAGCTGACCCTGACCCGTGAAGGCGATCAATACCGGGTAAATAACCCTACGCCGTACTACGTGACCCTGGTAGATGCGCGCAGCAGCAAGGACGGCAAGACCGTGCCCGGCTTTACGCCGCTGATGGTGCCGCCCAAGGGCGCCCTGACGCTGGGGGCCACGGCCAAGGCACTGGGTACAAGCCCTTACCTGGCCTATGTCAACGATTATGGCGGGCGCCCGGTGCTGGCCTTCAGTTGCACGGGCGACACTTGCACAGTAAACCCGCAGGCCGCGCCGGCGAATGAGTGA
- a CDS encoding fimbrial protein, with amino-acid sequence MNTFIRLAIASSLTTFISPCVVAQAPAQGDGVVLLGGEVIDSACGLELASIDQTIEMPPEPVGRLLRNTRGEDHPFQLRLVNCSLTRPDPSRPGATLPDWEHMRVTFDGPTDRAGLSFAVFGASQGVALHIVDAAGQESLPGQRMAPVPLAEGDMTLNYRFYLVGNGLPLVVGAHSAAVRFKLEYF; translated from the coding sequence GTGAACACATTCATACGTCTGGCTATCGCCTCTTCATTGACGACATTCATCAGCCCTTGTGTGGTCGCCCAGGCGCCTGCGCAAGGCGATGGGGTCGTGCTGCTCGGAGGCGAAGTGATTGATTCTGCCTGCGGGCTGGAACTGGCCAGTATCGATCAAACCATCGAGATGCCGCCCGAACCGGTTGGCCGGCTCTTGCGCAACACGCGGGGCGAAGACCATCCCTTCCAGCTGCGCTTGGTCAATTGCTCGTTGACCCGCCCGGACCCGTCGCGCCCAGGTGCAACCCTGCCTGACTGGGAACACATGCGCGTGACGTTCGACGGGCCCACCGACAGGGCAGGGCTTTCCTTCGCCGTGTTTGGCGCCTCGCAGGGGGTGGCGTTGCACATCGTGGATGCCGCCGGCCAGGAGAGCCTGCCGGGGCAACGCATGGCCCCGGTCCCGCTGGCGGAGGGTGACATGACGCTCAATTACCGGTTTTACCTGGTCGGCAACGGCTTGCCATTGGTGGTTGGGGCTCACAGTGCCGCGGTGCGGTTCAAGTTGGAATACTTTTGA
- a CDS encoding class II fumarate hydratase — MSRIETDSLGDVHVPDDAYWGAQTQRSLVNFAIGEQRMPLAVLHALALIKKAAARVNDRNGDLPADIARLIEQAADEVLDGQHDDQFPLVVWQTGSGTQSNMNANEVIAGRANELAGNNRGGKSPVHPNDHVNRSQSSNDCFPTAMSIATVKAVHEQLLPAITVLSGGLAELAARHMKLLKTGRTHMMDATPITFGQEVSAFIAQLDYAERAIRSALPAVCELAQGGTAVGTGLNSPHGFGEAIAAELAALSGLPFVTAPNKFAALSGHEPLVTLHGALKTLAVALMKLANDLRLLGSGPRAGLAEVKLPANEPGSSIMPGKVNPTQCEALSMLACQVLGNDVTIGIAASQGHLQLNVYKPVIIHNLLESIRLLADGCNNFQEHCIAGLEPDAEQMAEHLERGLMLVTALNPHIGYDKSAQIAKKAYAEGLTLREAALALGYLTDEQFDQWVRPENMLEAGH, encoded by the coding sequence ATGAGCCGTATCGAAACCGACAGCCTGGGAGACGTCCACGTCCCGGATGACGCTTACTGGGGCGCCCAGACCCAACGTTCGCTGGTGAACTTCGCCATCGGCGAACAGCGCATGCCGTTGGCGGTGCTGCATGCCCTGGCCCTGATCAAGAAGGCCGCGGCACGGGTCAACGACCGCAACGGCGACTTGCCCGCCGATATCGCCCGCCTGATCGAACAGGCCGCCGACGAAGTCCTCGACGGCCAGCACGACGACCAATTCCCATTGGTGGTGTGGCAGACCGGCAGCGGCACCCAAAGCAACATGAACGCCAACGAAGTGATCGCCGGCCGCGCCAACGAACTGGCCGGCAACAACCGCGGCGGCAAGAGCCCGGTGCACCCCAACGACCATGTGAACCGCTCGCAAAGCTCCAATGACTGCTTCCCCACGGCCATGAGCATTGCCACCGTCAAGGCGGTGCACGAGCAGTTGCTGCCGGCCATCACTGTGCTGTCCGGTGGGCTGGCGGAACTGGCGGCGCGGCATATGAAGCTGCTCAAGACCGGCCGTACGCACATGATGGATGCCACGCCCATCACCTTCGGCCAGGAAGTCTCGGCGTTTATCGCCCAGCTGGACTATGCCGAGCGCGCCATCCGCAGCGCCCTGCCCGCCGTGTGCGAGCTGGCCCAGGGCGGCACCGCTGTGGGCACCGGGCTCAATTCGCCCCACGGTTTTGGCGAGGCGATTGCCGCCGAGCTGGCGGCGCTGTCGGGCTTGCCGTTCGTCACCGCGCCGAACAAGTTCGCCGCCCTCTCCGGCCACGAGCCGCTGGTGACCTTGCACGGTGCGCTGAAAACCCTCGCCGTGGCGCTGATGAAACTCGCCAACGACCTGCGCCTGCTGGGCTCCGGCCCGCGCGCCGGGCTGGCCGAGGTCAAGCTGCCAGCCAACGAACCAGGCAGCTCGATCATGCCCGGCAAGGTCAACCCGACCCAGTGCGAAGCGCTGTCGATGCTGGCCTGCCAGGTACTGGGCAATGACGTGACCATCGGCATCGCGGCGAGCCAGGGGCACCTGCAGTTGAACGTGTACAAGCCGGTGATCATCCACAACCTGCTGGAGTCGATCCGCCTGCTGGCCGATGGGTGCAACAACTTCCAGGAGCACTGCATCGCGGGTCTTGAGCCTGACGCCGAACAGATGGCCGAGCACCTGGAGCGCGGCCTGATGCTGGTGACCGCGCTAAACCCGCATATCGGCTATGACAAGTCCGCGCAGATCGCCAAGAAGGCCTATGCCGAAGGGCTGACGCTGCGTGAAGCGGCACTGGCGCTGGGCTATCTCACGGATGAGCAGTTCGACCAGTGGGTACGCCCGGAGAATATGCTGGAGGCCGGGCACTAA
- a CDS encoding fimbrial protein: MAKSIGWITGGMLLAVSQGVQAETSLTIRAVIIAPPPCVINGGSTLDVPFGNDLLTTRVDGVNYRRDVPYTVTCDSPFSNALTLELKGTVASFDSRVLSTRKADLGVKLFVNGADWPLNTAVNFTYPNFPVVQAVPVKRAGSKLTGGAFDATATLVVDYQ; encoded by the coding sequence ATGGCTAAATCAATCGGCTGGATCACCGGCGGCATGTTGCTGGCGGTCAGCCAGGGCGTACAGGCCGAGACCAGCTTGACCATTCGTGCGGTGATCATCGCGCCTCCGCCGTGCGTCATCAACGGTGGCAGCACCCTCGACGTGCCGTTTGGCAATGACCTGCTGACGACACGGGTCGACGGGGTCAACTACCGTCGCGATGTGCCGTATACCGTCACCTGTGATTCACCGTTCAGCAATGCGCTGACCCTGGAACTCAAGGGGACGGTGGCGTCATTTGACAGTCGCGTGCTCTCGACCCGCAAGGCCGATCTTGGGGTCAAACTGTTTGTGAATGGCGCGGACTGGCCGCTGAATACGGCGGTGAATTTTACCTACCCCAATTTCCCCGTGGTGCAGGCGGTGCCGGTCAAACGCGCGGGCAGCAAGCTGACCGGCGGGGCCTTCGATGCCACCGCGACCCTGGTGGTCGATTACCAATGA
- a CDS encoding fimbrial protein: MRYQRVQKHGLALLLICGLIPMGHAADNLRLKGNLVEEACTLRPGDEAVRLELWDLTSKYLYINTRSVGKRFKLHLEDCDTTIGNSVTITFGGLENRELPGLLALDGGSGASGIGVGIETLSDKPLPLNTVSDRQVLSDGSNAIELKAYVQGEPTAIAEQTIGHGAYTVTSTFTLDYP; encoded by the coding sequence ATGCGATATCAAAGGGTTCAAAAGCACGGCCTGGCACTCCTGCTCATCTGCGGTCTGATCCCCATGGGGCACGCGGCGGACAATCTGCGTCTCAAAGGCAACCTGGTCGAAGAGGCCTGCACCCTTCGCCCTGGCGACGAGGCCGTCAGGCTGGAGCTCTGGGACCTCACCAGCAAGTACCTCTATATCAACACGCGATCGGTGGGTAAGCGTTTCAAGCTGCACCTGGAAGACTGCGACACCACGATCGGCAACTCGGTGACCATCACCTTCGGCGGTTTAGAAAACCGCGAGCTTCCCGGCTTGCTCGCGCTGGACGGTGGCAGCGGTGCCTCTGGCATCGGCGTCGGCATCGAGACGCTGAGCGATAAGCCCTTGCCCCTCAATACCGTCAGCGACAGGCAGGTGTTGAGCGACGGCAGCAATGCCATTGAGCTCAAGGCTTATGTGCAGGGCGAGCCGACAGCCATCGCGGAACAAACCATCGGGCACGGTGCGTACACGGTGACCTCAACTTTTACGCTGGACTATCCATAA